The following proteins are encoded in a genomic region of Streptomyces collinus Tu 365:
- a CDS encoding dioxygenase has protein sequence MSAATQERMPALYLSHGAPPLADDPVWPGQLAAWSADLPRPKAILMVSAHWEEAPLALGATHTVPLVYDFWGFPEHYYQVRYAAPGAPELADSVRKLLRAPGMPVQDIPDRGLDHGAYVPLVEMFPAADIPVLQISMPTLDPVRLMDIGRKLAPLRDEGVLIVGSGFFTHNLAALRHAGGVPSWSSEFDDWGRRALEARDWDALLDFLHKAPAGRYAHPRTEHFAPLFVTMGAAEAGGRPSAHRSVIDGFWMGMAKRSVQFD, from the coding sequence ATGTCCGCCGCCACCCAGGAACGCATGCCCGCGCTGTACCTCAGCCACGGCGCCCCGCCTCTCGCCGACGACCCGGTCTGGCCCGGTCAGCTCGCCGCCTGGTCCGCCGACCTGCCGCGCCCCAAGGCCATCCTGATGGTCTCCGCCCACTGGGAGGAGGCGCCCCTCGCCCTCGGGGCCACGCACACCGTCCCCCTCGTCTACGACTTCTGGGGCTTCCCCGAGCACTACTACCAGGTGCGCTACGCCGCCCCGGGCGCCCCTGAACTGGCCGACTCCGTGCGCAAGTTGCTGCGCGCCCCCGGCATGCCCGTCCAGGACATCCCCGACCGGGGCCTCGACCACGGCGCCTACGTCCCGCTGGTCGAGATGTTCCCGGCCGCCGACATCCCGGTGCTGCAGATCTCCATGCCCACCCTCGACCCGGTCCGGCTGATGGACATCGGGCGCAAGCTCGCCCCGCTGCGCGATGAGGGCGTGCTGATCGTCGGCTCCGGCTTCTTCACGCACAACCTGGCCGCCCTGCGGCACGCGGGCGGCGTGCCGAGCTGGTCCTCCGAGTTCGACGACTGGGGCAGGCGGGCCCTGGAGGCCCGGGACTGGGACGCCCTGCTCGACTTCCTCCACAAGGCGCCGGCCGGCCGCTACGCCCACCCGCGCACCGAGCATTTCGCCCCGCTGTTCGTGACCATGGGCGCGGCGGAGGCGGGCGGCCGGCCGAGCGCGCACCGGTCGGTGATCGACGGGTTCTGGATGGGAATGGCGAAGCGGTCGGTGCAGTTCGACTGA
- a CDS encoding MarR family winged helix-turn-helix transcriptional regulator, whose translation MNRATDSAGRHRWLTDEEQRVWRAYLHATTLLEDHLDRQLQRDAGMPHIYYGLLVSLAEAPRRRLRMTELAMLSKITRSRLSHAIARLEKSGWVRREDCPSDKRGQFAVLTDEGAEVLRRTAPGHVAAVRQALFERLTPEQQKALGEIMEIVAEGLQPNEAGADLPWLR comes from the coding sequence ATGAACAGGGCAACGGACTCCGCAGGCCGGCACCGCTGGCTCACCGACGAGGAGCAGCGCGTCTGGCGCGCCTACCTGCACGCCACCACCCTCCTGGAGGACCACCTCGACCGGCAGCTCCAGCGCGACGCGGGCATGCCGCACATCTACTACGGCCTGCTCGTGAGCCTCGCCGAGGCGCCGCGCCGCCGGCTGCGGATGACGGAGCTGGCGATGCTGTCGAAGATCACCCGCTCCCGGCTGTCGCACGCGATCGCCCGCCTGGAGAAGAGCGGCTGGGTCCGCCGCGAGGACTGCCCGTCCGACAAGCGGGGCCAGTTCGCGGTGCTCACCGACGAGGGCGCCGAGGTGCTGCGCCGGACCGCGCCGGGCCATGTGGCCGCCGTACGGCAGGCGTTGTTCGAACGGCTCACCCCGGAACAGCAGAAGGCCCTCGGCGAGATCATGGAGATCGTCGCCGAGGGCCTTCAGCCCAACGAAGCGGGTGCGGACCTGCCCTGGCTCCGCTAG